The sequence below is a genomic window from Natrinema sp. DC36.
CGACCTCGAAGGAAACGCGATCGACGTGTCGGGCGACCTCGAGAACACCGACGACGGCCCGCTGTCGGAACCCGACGCGGCGCGACTCATCACCGACGGCGGCCAGCCGATTGAGGAGAGCCGCCTGTCGATCCTCCGCGAGTACTCGCCAGCGCTGGCGTTCGTATTCCTATACGTCATCCCAATCGTCATACTGGCCGCGCTAATCGCCTACGCGGTGATCTCGGCATGATCCAAACCCGAACGGTCACTCTCGAGATTCCGGTCCCCGAACCCGCCACCCTCGAGCGAGCGTTGTGGGGACTCGTCGCCGTCGGACTCGCGGCGGACGTACTCACGACGCAGGTCGGCCTCGAAGCGGGCCTCGTCGAATCGAACCCGACGGCTCGCGCAGCCCTCGCACACGGAACACTCGGATTTCTGGCGATGAAAGCCGGCGCTGTGGGCGTCGGACTCCTCTGCCGGCCGTTCCTCAAGCGCGAGCACCGAGGGATCGTCCCGGTGTGTTTGGCGCTCCCGTGGCTGGCCGCGGCGGCGGTCAACTGCTACATGCTCGCGCAAGTGGGGGTGCTCGCGTAATGCCGACCGAGTGCGCCGAATCCGGCTGCCCGAACAAAACCGATTCGGGGATCTGCCAGCAGTGCGCGGCCGAACAGAAATACGGGACCACGTCGCGGGCCTACGACGCCGACGGCACGCGTGTGGAACTCCGAGCAGGCGAGACGCGCGACGACTCCGGGCACTCCAGCGCTGTCAATGAGACGCTCGCGAACGCCGACGCGGAAGACCTCGAGACGGCGGGTATCGATCCCGACGACGTGAAAGACGAGGACGAGAAAGAGATTCGGACCGACGGCGGCGAACCCACCGGTCACTGCGTGCTCTGTTCGGTCTCGCCGGACGCACCGCGAGACGAACACACCACGGTCCCGATGGAAATCGAACTCGAGGGCGACGTGCTCGAGGGCGACGTTCGGGTCTGTGAACCACACTACGACACGATTCGGCGCTGTCTCATCGTTCAGTCGGACGCACACGAGTATCCCGACGACGACCCGAAGACGGTCCTTCCCGACGGCGGTACTGTCACGACCGGGAGCAAACAGGCACGCCTCTCTGTCGGGGACACGCGAAAGCCGATCGCACTCAAGAACGCGCGGCGAGTCACCACGGGGGACCTCTCGACGCTCGCGATGTGCGCCCACCGATTCGAGCCCGCGGACGTGATGGGCTGGTACACGCACGAATACGACGACGTACTCCGAGAGTGGATCTGTTCGAACGACGGGAGTGTTATCGCCCGCCTCTCACCCCACTGCGAGGACACACGCGGCGACTGTCCACCGATCCACCCGTCCGACGACCTGTGGGTCGGACCGGCATCGGACAGGCCGACACAGGCAACGCTCGAGGACATGGAGGGCGGCCGATGATCCGCCTCACCCGACTCCCAACCTGCTCTCACACGGCGGCCCGCCGACTCGGTTGCGCGGTCGCACAGACGGTTCTCGGGGGCGATCTCGGATGAGCAAATCCACCGACCCACTCGTCGACACACTCTCGGTCGACACGCATCGGACCTGCCGCAACTGTGGCACCCACGTCACGAAACAGACGATTCGCGTCTTCGGCGTCGAGGGCGTGTTGTATCACTGTCCGAGTTGCCCGTCGATCTGTGCGCGGGATCTCCGACAGGGCGCGGGCAAAGACCCCGACTACGATCCTGTTGAGGATCGTGGCGACACGTCCGAGCACCATCCGATCTTTAATGGGAAGGGAGGTGACGGACAGTGAGCAACCGACGCCCCGACGACACGATCCGAGCGGTGGATCTGTTCTGTGGCGCGGGTGGCCTCTCGGTCGGCCTCGCACAAGCCTGCGAATCCCTGAACCGTGACGTAAAACTCGCGGCGGTCAACCACTGGGGACCGGCGATCGAAACCCACGAGCGAAATCACCCGTGGGCGGACCACTACAACGCCAAGGTCGAAGAACTCGACCCGCGGGACGTGTTCGAAACCGAGCGCGTCGATATTCTCACGGGCGGCCCACAGTGTACGCATTTCAGCAATGCTCGCGGCTCGAGGCCGGTCGATGAACAGAAACGTGCGAGCCCGTGGCACGTCCTCGACTGGCTCCAGAAGCTCTACGTCGACGGCTTCGTGCTCGAGAACGTCCCCGAACTTCGTTCCTGGGGGCCGGTCGGCGCGGACGGCCAGCCGCTCAAATCGAAGAAAGGCGAGACGTTCGACGCGTGGATCAACGCGATTCACTCTCTGGGATACTCGGTCGACTGGCAGGTGCTCAACGCCGCCGACCACGGGGATGCGACCTCGCGTGAGCGCCTGTTCATCGTGGGCCGACGCCAACACCGCCCGGAGTTTCCCGACCCGACACACTCCGAGCACGGCGACGGCGAAACCGACCCGTGGCGAAGCGCGCGGGATATCATCGATTGGTCCGACGCCGGCGACAGTATCTGGAAACGCGACCGACCACTCGTCGGCAAC
It includes:
- a CDS encoding DNA cytosine methyltransferase — protein: MSNRRPDDTIRAVDLFCGAGGLSVGLAQACESLNRDVKLAAVNHWGPAIETHERNHPWADHYNAKVEELDPRDVFETERVDILTGGPQCTHFSNARGSRPVDEQKRASPWHVLDWLQKLYVDGFVLENVPELRSWGPVGADGQPLKSKKGETFDAWINAIHSLGYSVDWQVLNAADHGDATSRERLFIVGRRQHRPEFPDPTHSEHGDGETDPWRSARDIIDWSDAGDSIWKRDRPLVGNTMERIADGLRRHAGDDLEPFADAVGELTKADVEAMQADPVPAEDAAGVVEERSEPFLVKYYGTATSKSIDEPVDTITSGGQKFALCVPYLLRQQSGGRPPSVDEPVPTIATKGAIGKVEPYLVEYYGNGSSKPIDDPLPTVTTKGRFALVVPEHAEYGLDIRYRMLQPRELAAAMGFPDDYEFAGTKTDTIEQIGNAVPVNLAQSLVERLLVGDDPTLSAYSDGISTEADADD
- a CDS encoding DUF5658 family protein, producing MIQTRTVTLEIPVPEPATLERALWGLVAVGLAADVLTTQVGLEAGLVESNPTARAALAHGTLGFLAMKAGAVGVGLLCRPFLKREHRGIVPVCLALPWLAAAAVNCYMLAQVGVLA